A region of Micropterus dolomieu isolate WLL.071019.BEF.003 ecotype Adirondacks linkage group LG01, ASM2129224v1, whole genome shotgun sequence DNA encodes the following proteins:
- the LOC123985847 gene encoding uncharacterized protein LOC123985847 — MVMFTVVADITVDVCVCADMGTGLYGASKAIAVSDLITTVTPERRTEERKSEQVEEVLVMEEEVQRVEVDKEEVQQQDEEEEEQTRVTEISQHSPPTPQRQDTKTEVTDTAVDGDLTATESDQDEDLKTQETLGSPEEEQKPQSTISALRRSFLEGGGGGGGMTEWEKRLASSPLRRVDDSPMIEPLEPDEALPLDSSSTAGGVVITNRAPPQPIREKTYTVGRCYDTASGRVITMTTTDDHSDVTMMTGSIETSGQVRIIPLSTTDDVITGGPLITIREVKTPTSPSEPPSAICDFTSDVICADDTRRGGSRSLDLHGGGASLISPLTPLLLPKSPLGELNLSPTLTPGPLTGRTSPSMARVVELRWSSGGEQVESRWSSGGEQEESKCKAGGAQVESRWRAGGAQEESRWSSSGAQEEFRWRADGKQVESRRSSGGEQEERSETVASRRRCFSFCSETVASRRQCGAAVFTLNFPQLLPSPPPRRHFVSPPLINEQPKPTFDEMSPELNALLKSAREQKTFREHNLLKTSEKVETVFLMKEPCDQDQPMVDQPQVAGNLVGPPPVNPPPPPPGTCMTHADDVTWEWATDDDSINANDANKVNSPADKHEVSDDDISEDEPSSQASEDDASDASEDAISVLAQVAVEEAMEAAVRQAQSPGADDVNQDSINANFAVSQSEQELTSMEANKTNNSPCTRPCSVLGSRPTGSLSQCYHHDEFSDASDEDEGEWRFGENSPPPSLRRQTSGRSPCSASQRQPSDHSDDDDDDESNTLQEEVPMMRKTLTYEAPGTRVDSDPPAGLLLSSQTFTAETSNTTTTTHITKTVKGGISETRIEKRIVISGDTEIDHDQD; from the exons ATGGTTATGTTCACTGTGGTTGCTGACATCAcagttgatgtgtgtgtgtgtgcagatatgGGTACGGGGCTGTACGGAGCGTCTAAAGCCATCGCCGTCAGTGACCTCATCACCACGGTAACGCctgagaggaggacagaggagaggaagtcGGAGCAAG TTGAGGAGGTgctggtgatggaggaggaggtgcagaGGGTGGAGGTAGATAAAGAGGAGGTGCAGCAgcaggatgaggaagaggaggagcagacCAGAGTGACAGAGATTTCTCAGCACAGTCCTCCAACTCCTCAGAGACAGGACACCAAG ACCGAGGTGACCGACACCGCGGTGGACGGAGACCTGACGGCGACGGAG TCTGATCAGGATGAAGACCTGAAAACACAG GAGACGTTGGGGAGtccagaggaggagcagaaacCTCAGAGCACCATCAGCGCTCTCAGGCGTTCCTTCttagaggggggaggaggaggaggaggaatgacAGAGTGGGAGAAACGTCTCGCCTCCTCGCCACTACGTCGAGTCGACGACTCCCCGATGATTGAACCTCTGGAACCAGACGAG gcCCTCCCATTGGACAGCAGCTCAACAGCG GGGGGCGTAGTCATAACAAACCGAGCTCCTCCTCAGCCAATCAGGGAGAAGACCTACACTGTGGGGAGATGCTACGACACCGCCTCTGGCAGGGTCATCACCATGACGACCACGGATGACCACTCTGATGTTACCATGATGACAGGAAGTATTGAGACGAGCGGGCAGGTCAGAATCATCCCGTTGTCCAccactgatgatgtcatcacagGGGGACCGTTGATCACGATTCGTGAGGTGAAAACACCAACCTCCCCGTCTGAGCCACCTTCAGCGATCTGTGACTTCACCAGTGATGTCATCTGTGCGGATGACACCAGAAGAGGCGGATCTAGAAGTCTGGACCTCCATGGGGGCGGAGCCTCTCTGATCTCACCACTGACGCCCCTCCTCCTTCCTAAATCCCCCCTGGGCGAGCTGAACCTTAGCCCCACCCTCACGCCAGGCCCCCTGACTGGCAGGACATCGCCCTCCATGGCCAGAGTG GTGGAGCTCAGGTGGAGCTCAGGAGGAGAGCAGGTGGAGAGCAGGTGGAGCtcaggaggagagcaggaggagagcaAGTGTAAAGCAGGTGGAGCTCAGGTGGAGAGCAGGTGGAGAGCAGGTGGAGCTCAGGAGGAGAGCAGGTGGAGCTCAAGTGGAGCTCAGGAGGAGTTCAGGTGGAGAGCAGATGGAAAGCAGGTGGAGAGCAGGAGGAGTTCAGgtggagagcaggaggagaggag TGAGACCGTGGCCAGCAGGAGGCGGTGCTTCTCCTTCTGCAGTGAGACCGTGGCCAGCAGGAGGCAGTGTGGAGCTGCAGTGTTCACTTTGAACTTCCCTCAGCTTCTCCCTTCACCTCCTCCCAGACGCCATtttgtttctcctcctctcatcaACGAGCAG cctaAACCTACATTCGATGAAATGTCTCCTGAGCTGAACGCTCTGCTGAAGTCCGCCAGGGAACAAAAAACCTTTAGAGAACACAACCTGCTAAAG ACGTCAGAGAAGGTGGAGACAGTCTTCTTAATGAAGGAGCCGTGTGACCAGGACCAGCCAATGGTGGACCAGCCTCAGGTAGCAGGAAATCTTGTAGGCCCACCTCCTGTTAACCCCCCGCCCCCTCCACCAGGGACCTGCATGACGCATGCTGATGATGTCACATGGGAATGGGCCACTGATGATGACAGTATCAATGCTAATGATGCAAACAAGGTTAATAGTCCAGCAGATAAACATGAAGTCAGTGATGATGATATCAGCGAGGACGAGCCTAGTAGCCAGGCCAGTGAAGATGATGCCAGCGATGCTAGCGAAGATGCTATCAGTGTGTTAGCTCAGGTAGCAGTGGAGGAAGCCATGGAGGCTGCAGTCAGACAGGCTCAGAGCCCGGGCGCTGATGATGTTAATCAGGATAGCATTAATGCTAATTTTGCAGTTAGCCAGAGTGAGCAGGAGCTAACTAGCATGGAGGCTAACAAGACTAACAACAGCCCCTGCACCAGACCCTGTTCTGTTCTGGGCTCTCGACCCACTGGGAGTCTGTCTCAGTGTTACCATCACGATGAGTTCTCCGACGCCTCTGACGAGGACGAGGGAGAGTGGCGGTTCGGAGAAaactcccctcctccttctttacGCCGCCAGACCTCTGGGCGCTCCCCCTGCTCAGCCAGTCAGAGGCAGCCATCTGACCACAGTGAtgacgacgatgatgatgaGTCCAATACACTGCAAGAG gagGTCCCAATGATGAGAAAGACACTCACATATGAAGCTCCAGGG ACGCGGGTAGACTCTGATCCTCCTGCAGGTTTGCTGCTGAGCTCCCAGACCTTCACTGCAGAGAcctccaacaccaccaccaccacacacatcACCAAG ACAGTGAAAGGAGGGATTTCAGAAACCAGAATCGAGAAGAGGATCGTGATTTCTGGAGACACAGAAATCGACCATGACCAG gACTGA